One stretch of Lytechinus variegatus isolate NC3 chromosome 17, Lvar_3.0, whole genome shotgun sequence DNA includes these proteins:
- the LOC121431383 gene encoding prokineticin receptor 2-like isoform X3, producing MDTVMNYEWTSSRKFSAHEWTSWAEGNNPPQHDYEHDDPPQREYEDDDEHDEWDLSVDVHDFSHDNALNYMIGITAIVGVVVTSITALTIACHRRIRNKRFIFAFNIILADFLVDTVVSLQYVVIKALADGRSDDLFRAVKFLMPVLFQSSNLVSTANVLLVAVDQFIAFKIDPFGTKNLLTTSRRIIISFLVWAAMIGLSVLSHQTLQTRMDLVRIYSCIFFITVTGVCYALVYRTIAKTLLTSDGSQLQERKKKTKRVMRIYSLILLASLILYTLPDVIMVIVYYIGVSYNTILWIQFSRLIPLTVNTLVNASIYWWRMIDFRDIFTCTSSV from the exons atgGATACCGTCATGAACTACGAATGGACTTCCTCTAGGAAATTTTCTGCGCATGAATGGACGTCGTGGGCTGAAGGTAATAATCCACCCCAACACGATTATGAGCATGACGATCCACCCCAACGCGAGTATGAGGATGACGATGAACACGATGAATGGGACTTGTCGGTCGACGTGCACGACTTCAGCCATGACAATGCTCTTAACTATATGATCGGGATCACGGCCATTGTTGGCGTTGTCGTGACCAGCATCACCGCTCTCACGATCGCCTGTCACCGTCGAATTCGAAACAAACGATTCATTTTTGCCTTCAACATCATTCTGGCCGATTTTCTTGTTGATACCGTCGTTTCGCTCCAGTATGTAGTCATCAAAGCGCTTGCTGATGGACGTTCA GATGACTTGTTTCGTGCAGTAAAGTTCTTAATGCCTGTCCTCTTCCAAAGTTCTAATTTGGTGTCTACTGCTAATGTTCTTCTTGTGGCCGTGGATCAATTCATCGCCTTCAAAATCGATCCATTTGGCACGAAGAACCTCCTCACCACCTCCCGACGTatcatcatatctttcttagTTTGGGCAGCCATGATCGGGCTGTCTGTTTTAAGTCATCAGACGCTACAAACTAGGATGGATCTCGTGCGAATTTActcatgcatttttttcataactgtCACCGGTGTGTGCTATGCCCTGGTATACAGAACAATTGCAAAAACGCTTCTTACGTCAGACGGGAGTCAGCTTCAGGAACGAAAGAAGAAGACCAAACGAGTCATGCGCATCTACAGTCTAATACTGCTCGCTAGTCTGATTCTCTATACTCTTCCAGATGTCATAATGGTCATCGTGTACTATATAGGAGTTTCCTACAACACGATACTATGGATTCAGTTCAGCCGGCTTATTCCGCTCACTGTAAACACGCTCGTAAACGCGTCTATTTACTGGTGGCGGATGATTGACTTTCGTGACATATTCACGTGTACATCCAGTGTTTAA
- the LOC121431383 gene encoding uncharacterized protein LOC121431383 isoform X4, which yields MDTVMNYEWTSSRKFSAHEWTSWAEGNNPPQHDYEHDDPPQREYEDDDEHDEWDLSVDVHDFSHDNALNYMIGITAIVGVVVTSITALTIACHRRIRNKRFIFAFNIILADFLVDTVVSLQYVVIKALADGRSVSQKMTCFVQ from the exons atgGATACCGTCATGAACTACGAATGGACTTCCTCTAGGAAATTTTCTGCGCATGAATGGACGTCGTGGGCTGAAGGTAATAATCCACCCCAACACGATTATGAGCATGACGATCCACCCCAACGCGAGTATGAGGATGACGATGAACACGATGAATGGGACTTGTCGGTCGACGTGCACGACTTCAGCCATGACAATGCTCTTAACTATATGATCGGGATCACGGCCATTGTTGGCGTTGTCGTGACCAGCATCACCGCTCTCACGATCGCCTGTCACCGTCGAATTCGAAACAAACGATTCATTTTTGCCTTCAACATCATTCTGGCCGATTTTCTTGTTGATACCGTCGTTTCGCTCCAGTATGTAGTCATCAAAGCGCTTGCTGATGGACGTTCAGTAAGTCAAAA GATGACTTGTTTCGTGCAGTAA
- the LOC121430839 gene encoding 2-iminobutanoate/2-iminopropanoate deaminase-like isoform X1 has protein sequence MAGIVRKIVKVSTAPSAIGPYSQAVIAGNTMYLSGQIGLIPDSKKMIEGGIEAETEQALKNMGEVLKSQGLSYNNVVKTTVLMADLNDFQKMNAIYAKYFPKNFPARAAYQVARIPLDGRVEIEAVAVLGHIVDDVSHL, from the exons ATGGCAGGAATAGTCAGGAAAATTGTGAAAGTTTCAACTGCTCCTTCAGCTATTGGCCCTTATAG CCAAGCAGTGATAGCTGGGAACACAATGTATCTATCTGGACAGATTGGTCTCATTCCAGACAGTAAGAAAATGATTGAAGGAGGAATCGAAGCAGAGACTGAACAG GCTCTGAAGAATATGGGAGAAGTGCTCAAAAGCCAAGGACTCTCCTACAATAATG tTGTAAAGACGACAGTTCTTATGGCTGACCTGAATGATTTTCAGAAGATGAATGCCATTTATGCTAAAT ATTTTCCAAAAAACTTTCCTGCCAGGGCCGCATATCAAGTAGCACGGATCCCATTG GATGGTCGAGTAGAGATTGAAGCAGTGGCAGTTCTTGGTCATATTGTGGATGATGTGAGTCACCTGTGA
- the LOC121430839 gene encoding 2-iminobutanoate/2-iminopropanoate deaminase-like isoform X2, protein MSSLNANMKIPISQAVIAGNTMYLSGQIGLIPDSKKMIEGGIEAETEQALKNMGEVLKSQGLSYNNVVKTTVLMADLNDFQKMNAIYAKYFPKNFPARAAYQVARIPLDGRVEIEAVAVLGHIVDDVSHL, encoded by the exons ATGAGTTCACTCAACGCAAATATGAAAATCCCTATCAG CCAAGCAGTGATAGCTGGGAACACAATGTATCTATCTGGACAGATTGGTCTCATTCCAGACAGTAAGAAAATGATTGAAGGAGGAATCGAAGCAGAGACTGAACAG GCTCTGAAGAATATGGGAGAAGTGCTCAAAAGCCAAGGACTCTCCTACAATAATG tTGTAAAGACGACAGTTCTTATGGCTGACCTGAATGATTTTCAGAAGATGAATGCCATTTATGCTAAAT ATTTTCCAAAAAACTTTCCTGCCAGGGCCGCATATCAAGTAGCACGGATCCCATTG GATGGTCGAGTAGAGATTGAAGCAGTGGCAGTTCTTGGTCATATTGTGGATGATGTGAGTCACCTGTGA
- the LOC121430901 gene encoding leucine-rich repeat and immunoglobulin-like domain-containing nogo receptor-interacting protein 1 — protein sequence MAQRRMLTVAAIVWMGSMAFAQCPGNADSPGDCDFTNYDSRKEIRCGSSNLAAIPNNIPADTQILRLELNCITSISATDLSHIVNLKQLTLYNNLISSIDINAFENQRDLQVLNLKYNRISYIDGRTFRNTQKLTELSLDNNLLQSLENNTFSSLPKLNELELDGNPLQSLPDGIFDGLTNLGLLDISNILFEAFPSTLFNGLTNLATLKMNNVTQNGDQLFGRDFIFSSVANLVRLELRQNSLDCLPGSLAVLQTLKVLTLSMNPLTSNNLTVLNYLQELEELHLDRTGLKKLSTDMFAGNTNLVYLLIEYSSLSEVEEGAFTGLSLMEDLYISSNNLTTLPDNVFDPLPNTVNLELDNNPWHCDCQLRWILNWLSVSYAGSTPDDRQPACASPDRLNGQEFLDIQETEYACMPYTDLNETMSYTVNEGQNFVMECGVTGDPLPSLLWLTPDHVELLPNTNQIPFSVDAECTLTIIRITKEDAGTYSCTGSNAAGAFSIRNVVTVSGTGNMPSILTTVSPVQSTATTNQSASRQGGNDSTLVISIAIVASIVILGIVIVIILVIRRRNKRKDRLQHMPGGVLFRNGRETLPSLPSCTLPRDMTMPYATGDDRYADTLQRQPTGTSFDPPPPYSTILPPGNDEIYQEIRGDDDLYEKPRGPGDMSPASSVRLGHTYMPNVIRQDSCMSTGSCGAPAGYERSMIRDDGKPRSFTSSSNCGPAVAYDPSCKGAQSNLYVAMNDDKEKNAQKEVEDNEVQERLPDLTPLAKAMYENARRT from the coding sequence ATGGCCCAGAGACGGATGCTGACCGTGGCTGCCATTGTGTGGATGGGTTCCATGGCATTTGCACAGTGTCCAGGTAATGCAGATAGTCCCGGGGACTGTGATTTCACCAACTACGACAGTCGTAAGGAGATCCGATGCGGTTCGAGTAACCTTGCAGCAATTCCAAACAACATTCCGGCAGATACACAGATTCTCCGACTTGAGCTCAACTGCATCACGTCCATCTCGGCAACAGATTTGTCACACATAGTGAACCTGAAGCAACTCACTCTGTACAATAACTTGATATCTTCCATCGACATCAATGCATTTGAGAATCAACGAGATCTGCAGGTCCTCAACCTCAAATACAACAGGATATCTTACATTGACGGTCGCACATTCAGAAACACTCAGAAGCTTACCGAGCTCAGCTTGGACAATAACCTTTTACAGTCCCTGGAAAACAACACTTTTAGCAGTTTGCCAAAGTTGAATGAGTTGGAACTTGATGGAAATCCATTGCAGTCCTTACCCGATGGTATTTTCGATGGCCTTACAAACTTGGGGCTCcttgatatttcaaatattcttttCGAAGCGTTCCCTTCCACTCTCTTTAACGGACTGACAAACCTTGCCACTCTCAAAATGAATAACGTTACGCAAAATGGAGATCAGCTCTTCGGACGCGATTTCATCTTTAGTTCTGTTGCAAATCTTGTAAGGCTGGAGCTTCGTCAGAATTCATTGGACTGCCTCCCTGGATCTCTTGCCGTACTCCAGACTTTGAAAGTCCTTACACTATCCATGAACCCGCTAACAAGCAATAACCTCACTGTACTAAACTACCTCCAGGAACTGGAGGAGCTGCACTTGGATCGCACAGGCCTCAAGAAGTTATCCACAGACATGTTTGCAGGTAATACGAATCTTGTCTACTTGTTGATAGAGTATTCAAGTTTGTCTGAGGTAGAGGAAGGCGCGTTCACAGGACTAAGCCTAATGGAAGATCTGTACATCTCTTCGAATAACCTAACCACCTTGCCAGATAACGTGTTTGACCCTCTTCCGAATACTGTCAACTTAGAACTCGACAACAATCCTTGGCATTGTGACTGCCAGCTGAGATGGATCCTTAACTGGTTAAGTGTTTCGTATGCTGGAAGCACACCCGATGACCGCCAACCAGCGTGTGCAAGTCCTGACCGTCTGAATGGTCAAGAGTTCTTAGACATTCAGGAGACTGAGTACGCATGCATGCCTTACACTGACTTGAATGAGACAATGAGCTACACGGTTAATGAAGGTCAAAATTTCGTCATGGAATGTGGCGTCACAGGTGATCCTCTGCCTTCTCTTCTTTGGTTAACGCCGGATCACGTCGAGCTTCTTCCTAACACCAATCAGATCCCTTTTAGCGTTGACGCAGAATGCACCTTGACCATCATACGAATAACCAAGGAAGACGCTGGAACATACAGCTGTACTGGAAGCAATGCCGCTGGAGCGTTTAGCATCCGAAACGTAGTTACTGTTTCAGGAACAGGGAATATGCCCAGCATATTAACAACGGTTTCGCCTGTTCAATCAACGGCCACTACAAATCAGAGTGCATCTCGCCAGGGGGGAAATGACTCGACATTAGTGATAAGTATCGCCATCGTGGCTTCCATTGTAATACTAGGTATAGTCATCGTGATAATCCTAGTTATCCGCCGAAGGAACAAACGAAAGGATCGTTTACAACATATGCCCGGAGGGGTTCTGTTCCGCAACGGCAGAGAAACACTACCAAGTTTGCCTTCGTGCACCCTCCCCCGTGACATGACAATGCCTTATGCAACTGGCGATGATAGATACGCGGACACCTTGCAGCGTCAACCGACAGGAACTTCGTTCGACCCACCGCCACCTTATTCCACCATCTTACCCCCAGGAAACGACGAGATCTACCAAGAGATCAGAGGTGATGATGATCTGTACGAGAAGCCCCGAGGTCCTGGCGATATGTCTCCTGCATCATCGGTCAGACTAGGCCACACCTACATGCCAAACGTGATCCGTCAAGACTCGTGTATGTCAACCGGAAGTTGTGGCGCCCCTGCTGGGTACGAACGATCGATGATCCGGGATGATGGAAAACCAAGAAGTTTCACCTCCTCGTCGAATTGTGGGCCAGCGGTTGCTTATGACCCGTCGTGTAAGGGCGCACAGAGCAATCTCTATGTTGCGATGAATGATGACAAGGAGAAGAACGCACAGAAAGAAGTAGAAGACAACGAAGTCCAAGAAAGACTCCCCGATCTTACCCCACTTGCAAAAGCGATGTACGAAAATGCTAGACGAACGTAG